The Callithrix jacchus isolate 240 chromosome X, calJac240_pri, whole genome shotgun sequence genome contains a region encoding:
- the FOXP3 gene encoding forkhead box protein P3 isoform X2, protein MMVDIWNPKSLETRAFQSKISQRLGAPEASGHDVPETRGPLSEKDSMPNPRPVKPSAPSLALGPSPGASPSWRAAPKASDLLGARGPGGALQGRDLRGGAHASSSSSLNPMPPSQLQLSTVDAHARTPVLQVHPLESPAMISLPPPTTTTGVFSLKARPGLPPGINVASVEWLSREPTLLCTFPNPGAPRKDSTLSATPQSSYPLLANGICKWPGCEKVFEEPEDFLKHCQEDHLLDEKGRAQCLLQREMVQSLEQQLVLEKEKLSAMQAHLAGKMAVPKAPSVASSDKASCCIVAAGSQGSMVPAWSGPREAPDSLFAVRRHLWGSHGNSTFPEFLHNMDYFKFHNMRPPFTYATLIRWAILEAPEKQRTLNEIYHWFTRMFAFFRNHPATWKNAIRHNLSLHKCFVRVESEKGAVWTVDELEFRKKRSQRPSRCSNPTPGP, encoded by the exons CCCGCTCTCGGAAAAGGACTCGATGCCCAACCCCAGGCCAGTCAAGCCCTCAGCCCCTTCCTTGGCCCTTGGCCCATCCCCAGGAGCCTCGCCCAGCTGGAGGGCTGCACCCAAAGCCTCAGACCTGCTGGGGGCCCGGGGCCCAGGGGGAGCCCTCCAGGGCCGAGATCTTCGAGGCGGGGCccatgcctcctcctcctcctccttgaacCCCATGCCACCATCGCAGCTGCAG CTCTCCACAGTGGATGCCCACGCCCGGACCCCTGTGCTGCAGGTGCACCCCCTGGAGAGCCCAGCCATGATCAGCCTCccgccacccaccaccaccactggggTCTTCTCCCTCAAGGCCCGGCCTGGCCTCCCACCTG GGATCAATGTGGCCAGTGTGGAGTGGCTGTCCAGGGAGCCGACACTGCTCTGCACCTTCCCAAATCCTGGTGCACCCAGGAAGGACAG CACCCTTTCGGCCACACCCCAGAGCTCCTACCCACTGCTGGCAAATGGCATCTGCAAGTGGCCTGGATGTGAGAAGGTCTTCGAAGAGCCAGAGGACTTCCTCAA GCACTGCCAGGAGGACCATCTTCTGGATGAAAAGGGCAGGGCGCAATGTCTCCTCCAGAGAGAGATGGTACAGTCTCTGGAGCAACAG CTGGTGCTGGAGAAGGAGAAGCTGAGTGCTATGCAGGCCCACCTGGCCGGGAAAATGGCAGTGCCCAAGGCTCCATCTGTG GCATCATCTGACAAGGCCTCCTGCTGCATTGTAGCTGCTGGCAGCCAAGGCAGCATGGTCCCAGCCTGGTCTGGCCCCCGGGAGGCCCCCGACAGCCTGTTTGCTGTGCGGAGGCACCTGTGGGGCAGCCATGGAAACAGCACATTCCCAG AGTTCCTCCACAACATGGACTACTTCAAGTTCCACAACATGCGACCCCCTTTCACCTATGCCACGCTCATCCGCTGG GCCATCCTGGAGGCTCCAGAGAAGCAGCGGACACTCAATGAGATCTACCACTGGTTCACACGCATGTTTGCCTTCTTCAGAAACCATCCTGCCACCTGGAAG AACGCCATTCGCCACAACCTGAGCCTGCACAAGTGCTTCGTGCGAGTGGAGAGCGAGAAGGGGGCTGTGTGGACCGTGGATGAGCTGGAGTTCCGCAAGAAACGGAGCCAGAGGCCCAGCAGATGTTCCAACCCTACACCTGGCCCCTGA
- the FOXP3 gene encoding forkhead box protein P3 isoform X1 yields the protein MMVDIWNPKSLETRAFQSKISQRLGAPEASGHDVPETRGPLSEKDSMPNPRPVKPSAPSLALGPSPGASPSWRAAPKASDLLGARGPGGALQGRDLRGGAHASSSSSLNPMPPSQLQLPTLPLVMVAPSGARLGPLPHLQALLQDRPHFMHQLSTVDAHARTPVLQVHPLESPAMISLPPPTTTTGVFSLKARPGLPPGINVASVEWLSREPTLLCTFPNPGAPRKDSTLSATPQSSYPLLANGICKWPGCEKVFEEPEDFLKHCQEDHLLDEKGRAQCLLQREMVQSLEQQLVLEKEKLSAMQAHLAGKMAVPKAPSVASSDKASCCIVAAGSQGSMVPAWSGPREAPDSLFAVRRHLWGSHGNSTFPEFLHNMDYFKFHNMRPPFTYATLIRWAILEAPEKQRTLNEIYHWFTRMFAFFRNHPATWKNAIRHNLSLHKCFVRVESEKGAVWTVDELEFRKKRSQRPSRCSNPTPGP from the exons CCCGCTCTCGGAAAAGGACTCGATGCCCAACCCCAGGCCAGTCAAGCCCTCAGCCCCTTCCTTGGCCCTTGGCCCATCCCCAGGAGCCTCGCCCAGCTGGAGGGCTGCACCCAAAGCCTCAGACCTGCTGGGGGCCCGGGGCCCAGGGGGAGCCCTCCAGGGCCGAGATCTTCGAGGCGGGGCccatgcctcctcctcctcctccttgaacCCCATGCCACCATCGCAGCTGCAG CTGCCCACACTGCCCCTAGTCATGGTGGCACCCTCCGGGGCACGGCTGGGCCCCTTGCCCCACTTACAGGCACTCCTCCAGGACAGGCCACATTTCATGCACCAG CTCTCCACAGTGGATGCCCACGCCCGGACCCCTGTGCTGCAGGTGCACCCCCTGGAGAGCCCAGCCATGATCAGCCTCccgccacccaccaccaccactggggTCTTCTCCCTCAAGGCCCGGCCTGGCCTCCCACCTG GGATCAATGTGGCCAGTGTGGAGTGGCTGTCCAGGGAGCCGACACTGCTCTGCACCTTCCCAAATCCTGGTGCACCCAGGAAGGACAG CACCCTTTCGGCCACACCCCAGAGCTCCTACCCACTGCTGGCAAATGGCATCTGCAAGTGGCCTGGATGTGAGAAGGTCTTCGAAGAGCCAGAGGACTTCCTCAA GCACTGCCAGGAGGACCATCTTCTGGATGAAAAGGGCAGGGCGCAATGTCTCCTCCAGAGAGAGATGGTACAGTCTCTGGAGCAACAG CTGGTGCTGGAGAAGGAGAAGCTGAGTGCTATGCAGGCCCACCTGGCCGGGAAAATGGCAGTGCCCAAGGCTCCATCTGTG GCATCATCTGACAAGGCCTCCTGCTGCATTGTAGCTGCTGGCAGCCAAGGCAGCATGGTCCCAGCCTGGTCTGGCCCCCGGGAGGCCCCCGACAGCCTGTTTGCTGTGCGGAGGCACCTGTGGGGCAGCCATGGAAACAGCACATTCCCAG AGTTCCTCCACAACATGGACTACTTCAAGTTCCACAACATGCGACCCCCTTTCACCTATGCCACGCTCATCCGCTGG GCCATCCTGGAGGCTCCAGAGAAGCAGCGGACACTCAATGAGATCTACCACTGGTTCACACGCATGTTTGCCTTCTTCAGAAACCATCCTGCCACCTGGAAG AACGCCATTCGCCACAACCTGAGCCTGCACAAGTGCTTCGTGCGAGTGGAGAGCGAGAAGGGGGCTGTGTGGACCGTGGATGAGCTGGAGTTCCGCAAGAAACGGAGCCAGAGGCCCAGCAGATGTTCCAACCCTACACCTGGCCCCTGA
- the FOXP3 gene encoding forkhead box protein P3, producing MMVDIWNPKSLETRALTRGPLSEKDSMPNPRPVKPSAPSLALGPSPGASPSWRAAPKASDLLGARGPGGALQGRDLRGGAHASSSSSLNPMPPSQLQLPTLPLVMVAPSGARLGPLPHLQALLQDRPHFMHQLSTVDAHARTPVLQVHPLESPAMISLPPPTTTTGVFSLKARPGLPPGINVASVEWLSREPTLLCTFPNPGAPRKDSTLSATPQSSYPLLANGICKWPGCEKVFEEPEDFLKHCQEDHLLDEKGRAQCLLQREMVQSLEQQLVLEKEKLSAMQAHLAGKMAVPKAPSVASSDKASCCIVAAGSQGSMVPAWSGPREAPDSLFAVRRHLWGSHGNSTFPEFLHNMDYFKFHNMRPPFTYATLIRWAILEAPEKQRTLNEIYHWFTRMFAFFRNHPATWKNAIRHNLSLHKCFVRVESEKGAVWTVDELEFRKKRSQRPSRCSNPTPGP from the exons CCCGCTCTCGGAAAAGGACTCGATGCCCAACCCCAGGCCAGTCAAGCCCTCAGCCCCTTCCTTGGCCCTTGGCCCATCCCCAGGAGCCTCGCCCAGCTGGAGGGCTGCACCCAAAGCCTCAGACCTGCTGGGGGCCCGGGGCCCAGGGGGAGCCCTCCAGGGCCGAGATCTTCGAGGCGGGGCccatgcctcctcctcctcctccttgaacCCCATGCCACCATCGCAGCTGCAG CTGCCCACACTGCCCCTAGTCATGGTGGCACCCTCCGGGGCACGGCTGGGCCCCTTGCCCCACTTACAGGCACTCCTCCAGGACAGGCCACATTTCATGCACCAG CTCTCCACAGTGGATGCCCACGCCCGGACCCCTGTGCTGCAGGTGCACCCCCTGGAGAGCCCAGCCATGATCAGCCTCccgccacccaccaccaccactggggTCTTCTCCCTCAAGGCCCGGCCTGGCCTCCCACCTG GGATCAATGTGGCCAGTGTGGAGTGGCTGTCCAGGGAGCCGACACTGCTCTGCACCTTCCCAAATCCTGGTGCACCCAGGAAGGACAG CACCCTTTCGGCCACACCCCAGAGCTCCTACCCACTGCTGGCAAATGGCATCTGCAAGTGGCCTGGATGTGAGAAGGTCTTCGAAGAGCCAGAGGACTTCCTCAA GCACTGCCAGGAGGACCATCTTCTGGATGAAAAGGGCAGGGCGCAATGTCTCCTCCAGAGAGAGATGGTACAGTCTCTGGAGCAACAG CTGGTGCTGGAGAAGGAGAAGCTGAGTGCTATGCAGGCCCACCTGGCCGGGAAAATGGCAGTGCCCAAGGCTCCATCTGTG GCATCATCTGACAAGGCCTCCTGCTGCATTGTAGCTGCTGGCAGCCAAGGCAGCATGGTCCCAGCCTGGTCTGGCCCCCGGGAGGCCCCCGACAGCCTGTTTGCTGTGCGGAGGCACCTGTGGGGCAGCCATGGAAACAGCACATTCCCAG AGTTCCTCCACAACATGGACTACTTCAAGTTCCACAACATGCGACCCCCTTTCACCTATGCCACGCTCATCCGCTGG GCCATCCTGGAGGCTCCAGAGAAGCAGCGGACACTCAATGAGATCTACCACTGGTTCACACGCATGTTTGCCTTCTTCAGAAACCATCCTGCCACCTGGAAG AACGCCATTCGCCACAACCTGAGCCTGCACAAGTGCTTCGTGCGAGTGGAGAGCGAGAAGGGGGCTGTGTGGACCGTGGATGAGCTGGAGTTCCGCAAGAAACGGAGCCAGAGGCCCAGCAGATGTTCCAACCCTACACCTGGCCCCTGA